The following coding sequences lie in one Heteronotia binoei isolate CCM8104 ecotype False Entrance Well chromosome 6, APGP_CSIRO_Hbin_v1, whole genome shotgun sequence genomic window:
- the TEX36 gene encoding testis-expressed protein 36, with protein MPKGRRANPSTARDGAWFQHSRPLQIYPESLTASMQKQILNLETVHQIENRLPLMYKLREKKPVNTFPFSVHDNRHCLLNVGEYLDSGLGLRKFQQETCQHYSQNFSFLAHEPILSNTSYCTMYQTSFVPYPNTEKPFPGRFPKSHIERFNALNPVSKKDSIWFSECNSSHNTLIPSGPVITTLPDPKELPDAQLME; from the exons ATGCCCAAGGGCAGGCGGGCCAACCCCAGCACCGCACGGGATGGTGCCTGG TTTCAACACTCTAGACCGCTGCAAATATATCCCGAATCCCTTACTGCCAGTATGCAAAAACAGATACTAAACTTAGAAACTGTTCATCAAATTGAAAACAGATTGCCACTGATGTATAAACTTCGAGAAAAG AAGCCAGTAAACACGTTTCCATTTTCAGTCCATGACAACAGACATTGCTTACTGAATGTAGGAGAGTACTTAGATTCT GGGCTAGGACTAAGAAAATTTCAACAAGAGACATGTCAACACTATTCACAAAACTTCTCCTTTTTGGCCCATGAACCCATTTTGAGCAATACTAGCTATTGTACTATGTATCAAACATCTTTTGTTCCATACCCAAACACTGAAAAGCCCTTTCCAGGGCGATTTCCCAAAAGCCACATAGAGAGATTCAATGCTTTGAATCCTGTTTCTAAGAAAGATTCCATATGGTTTTCAGAATGCAATTCTAGTCATAATACTTTAATTCCCAGTGGTCCTGTTATAACTACTCTACCCGATCCTAAGGAGCTACCTGATGCACAGTTGATGGAATAA